GGATTTGTAGAGTTTAGAGTTGTAAACCCAAGAGTTGCAAACAAAATGGATGGTTCCTTGGTTTGGAACATCTTCAAGAGTTAAGGTCTTGAGGAAAAACTCAACTTGCATATAGTTCTTGATGTAAAATGCACCAGGGATTCCCATGCTATCGTCCCATTCAAAATGAATGCTGAATGCACATTCTCCAGCTCCTAAGGTTGGTAACGACACAATAATACCTTCCAGAAATGTATCCTTTACAACTTTTCCGTTGCCATTCTCTGTATCAGAATGATGAACAATGTTATATAATCagcaaatatttacaaaaattttgCATATAATTTACTCTTATATTTACCAAAATTTATACGCATAAAACAATATAGTTTAcactcatattttttaaaaaattgctaGGTCTCAAGAGTTTCTCATTATTGATTATTACCATCGGATTGAGTAGAACTGATGAGCTGGAGGGAGACACTGCGGCCTAAGAAGGCGGTGAGGGTGTCAACGGTGGAGCCAATGACGTTGATGCCGGTGCCAATGAGGCCTCCGATGTTGGCGGTGGCAGCAACATCAGTAAAGGTGTCAACGTTATTTTACATTCTTCTAGAATTAGTGACTCATAGTGTAAATATCATTCTATTAAGAATTCTTGCATTTTGGAAGATTTGATAGATACGACGAGCTGTAGGTAAaattcctttatatatatatacatgacaaGAATTTAAGAATAGCAATGAAAAATACGTTTTTCACCTCTTCTTCTTGTGTCTTTGCATAACATTTGTTAATAATCAACCAACGTTGTGATTACTTTCTAAGCTACAAGGAAACATGACCATATATACCATAAtatcaaagaaaaaagaaaacacttCCCCAAGTTTATGCACGAACCTGCTAAAACAAAACTAGCAAACTAACTTGGGTCTAAGGTTCAGGATAATCCGAGAAAATGGGAAACGGACTTTCCTTTATACACAAATTTTTGGAATTCAAACTGATAGAATAAGAACCAAATATCATGAACTAGCAAGAGGATGAACAGAAACAACCAAATATCATGAAATAGCAAGAAGATGAACAGAAACCAAACTGCCGACACAAGATATAGAGCATATACATGCAAACAAAAAATTCCCGAGTGCTGCTACTAGGCACTTAGGAAGCAATATATAAGAGGTATAGCCATCCATCAGAACCTACATCAATCATCTACAAAGACATTGGTTAATACTTTTATTGCTTCGGTTTGAGCTGAAAACTTGTTCAACTAACAAAGTAATACACACGAGCTCTCCAAGTACCGCACAAAAATAGTTAGCACCACTCAAATCATGAGCTCAAACATCTAACAGAGTTAGATATAAGATATAAGATAGAATCTGTAGATGGATGACCAAACTCAGGCACAATATCACATTAAAAGGATATTGAAGTTCTGCAAAACACTAAATGTGCTGACATTATTTTCTCTTTAAAATACTGTATATATAAAATCCAGTTCTACAGCCGTCCATATTATTCATTAGAGATGATTCGACAAATTATATGGTTAGCCTTAGCTATTAATCAAGctgaaaaaaattaaactcaGAATATCAATGGTCTTTCAATAATCAACTCCGCTGCAGCTCACATTTTGCTGTAATcatctatgttttttttttaaatatgaatatatCTCAATAATTAACCGCTCAAAATTGATAGAAGCAACCCAAAATgaaacaaagataaaaaatttaaaggcTCACGCAAGATGTGCGTAGCGTTTGAAAGCCTGTTTAACCGTCACGACAGTTCCGGCCACCACTACTCCAACTGCGCCTGCCACGGCCGCAGATCTCACGCCTCCCGAAATCCTATACAGCGCTCCGGTGCCGAGCCCCGCCACCACGCTGTTCCACACGTCGTCGGTGTCTCTCGTCTCCATCATTGCGCTCTCAATCCCGGAATAGAGCAACCCTATGATGCCGAGACGGTTCCCCCAAGTACGTCCAGTGTGGCCGGAAGAGTTCAGAATACGGTTGATCCGGAGCTTGAGCGTGTCGCCAGCCTCGAAGGATTTGACGCCGTCTACTAGGCCTCGAGCGCCGCCGCCGATGGCGCCACCGAGGTAACCGCAGCCAGTGTAGAAGGTGAGGTTCTCACCCCAGGATCGACGCTTACGTTCAGCCTCCTCGATGAAGAGGTACTCCGGCGAGGATGGGAGATGGTAGAGGTTTTGATTTGGAATCCCAAGGTCCTTGTATGGGTTGTAGAGGCGGATTTCTTTCTTGGAATCGGTGTCCGGTTCATTATCGGGGGCCTGGTACGCCATAACAGAGGCTTCCGGACTCTAGGGTTAGGGTTTCGGAGCTGAGAGAAACGGTGAAAAGAGGATTTTGAAAGAGCAACgatgctttgttttcaagctttgcGTTTTAATGCCTAATCTATGGCGCGGCGTTCGGTGTTCGGTTCAGTTAAGTCGGtttgggttttggattaaggtttAGGACCTTATCGATTTCAAACCGGACATGTGGTTCCTGAAggatttttttactattaaaaataatcaaaaattaaaaattaaaatttaaaatatatattttattattattttaataatatctatctattttaaaataactgaaatatgaataataagtattttattaattttattttatcataaatatttttattttgttattatatttaaataactattatttttaaattttaataatttattaattaatttatatctattatactattatatactacaaatatttattaaaaataatattaatagatattatataattataaaaaaataagtgaatatatttttattattaaataaaaatataattaatttaataataagtgaatttataattaaaattaaaataaattaattaaaaataaattatttaataaaaaatatttatatatattaatataatgtTAAAAAGAATATTGTTTATCCTAAATACAGATTTAATAGATAAAATAATCGATTGTTTTTAACAAAATCCATTGAAATAGTGAAAGCAATATACTTTCTCTATTCCAATTATTACTTGGTCAATGATTGTTAAGTAAAATAATGGTTTAATTACTATATTGGTTTCTAtaattttgcaaaattttcaattaagtttttatactttttttttttttaattgagtctttgtatccaaaattttttttagttgaatctttataaaattaaaccaattactactaagagggacttaattaaaaaaaaaattagtgtaggaattcaattaaaaagaaaaaaagtatggagacctaattaaaaatttcacgaaactatacagactaacagagtaattaaacctaaaataattgattataatattttacaatctaaaaaatcatacaCACTTTcaaactattttttttcttttggattatataataaataattagataCGAAGATACACTGATTTAAGTTATCAAGGAACTTTGGTTATTGAATATTTATATGTTGAGAtcatattttatctatttattattatttgaacaaCTATTTCATACTATTGGTATGTCTtgcaaattatattttatttaaaataattgatttatattttatatagcaTCTTTAAAGCATGAACCGCTTTATTCATCCATTAATAGTTGTTAAATACAGTCATGTAAAAAATTCCAATTGAATAAATGTATGAACGTGACTATATTTTTTGAGATGGTTAAACATTCATGTTATATAACACTATTggtaaaaaatctttttttttataaataaataaattaaaaaaatattttgtaaaatagtataattaatttataaatttgcaCATAACACTGGTCTCACTctaattaaatcttaaattttgatGCGAATGATGAAACAAAAAATTGTTAGGTcagaaaattgatttttaataaatatcatttgaaaaattatttgataGGCAGATATATAGTTGGGATATTCTTTAAAGCACATTTCTACTGCATATGTTGGCTTCTGAAAGTTTGTCTTAAACTCGTATAAACTTGTACGTTCATTTCAGTCTGGGgcatttctttttc
This region of Arachis hypogaea cultivar Tifrunner chromosome 8, arahy.Tifrunner.gnm2.J5K5, whole genome shotgun sequence genomic DNA includes:
- the LOC112706550 gene encoding mitochondrial import inner membrane translocase subunit TIM23-1, which translates into the protein MAYQAPDNEPDTDSKKEIRLYNPYKDLGIPNQNLYHLPSSPEYLFIEEAERKRRSWGENLTFYTGCGYLGGAIGGGARGLVDGVKSFEAGDTLKLRINRILNSSGHTGRTWGNRLGIIGLLYSGIESAMMETRDTDDVWNSVVAGLGTGALYRISGGVRSAAVAGAVGVVVAGTVVTVKQAFKRYAHLA